From the genome of Rhinoderma darwinii isolate aRhiDar2 chromosome 1, aRhiDar2.hap1, whole genome shotgun sequence:
GACAAAGCGTTTTAGATTGACTggctatgaaacaccagtcttaataaattccccctagaGAGTGAGCATGTGAGTTTGGCTTCCCTGCTCAGGTTGTATTACTTGAATGTAAAATGTATTAACGATTTATGCATTACTGTGTTCCTGTTTTGTGTTTGTTTAGTGTGAAATGCCTGCAAAAGACCGTGAAGGATTCTTATCATATCATATGCAAACCGTGTGCCCTTCAGCTCGAACTTTGTGCCAAGTGTGGAAAAAAAGAAGTCATTGTTCAGCCGTAAGTAGTGTATAGAAATGAAATGGAATGACTAACTGGTAGTGCAGAACTAGGCTATCCAAAAGGAGGAAGGAaaggagttaaaggctatgtacaccttttgaaatcttttctaaaaaaaaaatatccatcagtgtgttttgtgcaactttgtaaatacattttatttgaaaacatttttttactatttgagatacagcttctatatatcctggatacatagaagctgaatccatcaggtctgcaggactgaccggttcagtgtcagcgggtcctgtgtatctctgacatgcaggatccacctgttatctatcacatctatgttatgaacttagatgtgatcggtaacagctcgatcctacgtgacccgctgacactgaaccagtccgtGCCGCTGACCTGgttgatacaggtttcagcgctagtacggctgctctgcatacaggatacaaagcagctgtatctcaaaaagtatttaatattttcattaaaaaaaactatttcaataggcgcacatagcctttaaactccgTCTTGAGATAAGAAAACTCAAGTTTCCGTACATATTTTTAGAGAATATTCTAACCGTAATTCTCCAATGCTCTGTTTTTAAGATGCAGAAAACAACCTCAGTGCTACAAAATTTTGAAATTCCTGCGGATGTCCTACACCTCCAACTAAGGGGCCGTTGACATATGTCCggcgtccgcttcagtttacctccggcatgttgaagaaaagccggaggcaaactgatgctagaacggatctcatagatttctatgggatctgttctggcacgaagggacatcagttgtggcgccGGACCTACCTGGGAGCCGGATCTAAAAAcattacctgcagcgtttttggttccggctcccagggaggtccggcgctgTATCGTATCTATTTTAATGGTGGCCGGATGCTGCCACATCCACGTTCCGGCATCCGGCGTTCCGCCACGttccgtcagcgtcatacactcctctgtacaacgcccacttggtctaaagtaaaaacacgcccacttggccattaagcaactcattagcataaatctaatatcgctaataaagtggtgaaaatagattgttttattaaataaaaagcattactgtcatctacattatagcgccgatctccttatgtaggagatacggcacttataatgtggtgacagagcctctttaataattaAATATATTGTTGGACCTCTGTTTTTATAATCCAGAGCAAAATTCCGTGCCACTAGAGGGAGACTTCTGCATGCTGTTTATAAATTTAACTCCATAAAACtgcatgcagtaagctccccctagtggtggttacaTGCAGCCAGCATGTAATCTTCTAAATCTGTCTATGCAGGGCATTTGGAGCTCTTTAGCAAAAAGACAAAGTTCCAACTGctctaaaaaatatattaagaaatgaatccccacagaattttggaccaaaaaataagTGGTGTTAAAAGGTGGCGATCCTTAACAATTATTGACCATTTTAACCACCGTAGTAGTATAGCAGGTGAGGCTCTTTATGACAGTGTGCCCTCTGCCTGGCATTGCTGTTTGGCAAATAATAACAATATCCATCCAGAACAGATTCCTTTGTTGAGCAAAGAAAAACTCATGCAAACAAAAATAAGACTGTAAAGGTTAAGACATAACTAAACAACTGTAGAAAAGTAAGACAAATCCAACTTCTGCTAGAGTTCTATACTTCATATTTGTTCCCTACCCCTTTTACTCTCATACAAGTAAAACTTACCCAACATTATATGCGCTGTTCTAATACTTGGCTGGTATCCATGACTGTACATGGATGAATGGCACAATGTAAGGTAATGGTTTCCCTGGCAGCCAAGCAAATTGGACTGTAgaaacattacagagaggaggacaCTGGCAGATGGAAATggaaccttaaaggaacagtgtcatcacaaatttatttttcatatgttaaagatgttagtgctttattaaaaacgtttatatttatttgtgtgtttgtgttttactttttcttatttttacactttttcttccctatgggggctgccattttttgttccatttctgtgtgtgtcgattaacgacacatacagacatggaatacggcagccacagtcccatagggactgcgaacggctcccgtcccattcacttgtgtgtacggcgtctgtgtgggaactgcgcatgcgccgctcccacacagtccaatttgaaattggcgccgtccggcgccattttcctgtggaccggaagtcgcggctggacagtaagattactacttccggtcgcggcttccggacttgtgcacttggaccagcggcagcggacgggccggagggagccgcggcggcaggagcaggtaagagatttcaatgtatgttcgtgcttgtgtacgtttactactgtatgttaaccttctacactgtgtgttagctcaaaaaatggcgacacacagtgtaggaggttagaccgttcaaacccctcgtttatcccggcactagccaggataaaggagggggggatgctgagagctcactagagcgagggctttttacccaattttgcagcagaaaagctatgtggttgctttaccacatgcaatgctgcaattttgggaatggctccatctagtgaccagaaatggtaaatactataaatttgaatccaattgaatccaatttataatatttcctgactcgtgaaaaaaattaaaaaaatttgaacaatgtttaatcacctacacactaaatgtttaattaaaaaaaacaaaaaacatgtttttctggcgacAATATTCCTTTAATTCTAAATGTATAATTGAACCAAGAACAAAATCTCCTTCCTGCTGGTTCCTGCTCTGTTTTTGGAGTAAGCACCAGCATTTATTTCATTTTGCTTTGGCATTCTTTTCAATACAGTATCATTAGAGCCCCATGACGGAAAGGTGAGGCTGCTGCTTCAAAATCTTGCGTCAAAGTGGACCTCCCATCAAGTTCCTGACGGTCTTCCTGAATATATTTTATCTTCTATATAGTGCATAATTCACTGAATGGAAAGACCGTAAAGTAAAAAATGCAGCTCCGAGATTGCAGGGGCATGTAGGAAAGTATCCggcatgcttaaaggggttgtctcatgaagactacCCCTCTCCATATGCCCTTTTAAGACCTGGCCCGCCAATGCATTACACGGATGACCATTTCTATAAATGGCCAGCATGTAATGCTATATTTCCTCTCCAGTGGCCAATGCAGAGGAAAAGTATTGTGTTATCGCAGggtggagcttacaatctaacttCTCTATCACAGAGCCACACACTCGCACTAAGGGACAATTTCATAGAAAGCCGCTTaatatatctgtatgtttttggagagTGCAGAAAAAAACCCTTTCAAACACCGGGAGATCATGCAAGCTGCACTCAGATTTTGTCCTGGCAGATTTGGGACTGTTGATTGGGTGCCATGTCATACTATATTTTGCAGGCTAATTGTATGACCAACTATGgcttcccctgggtgtcacagctgatcactggggatttTTGCCGCTAGACCCACAGTAATGCGTTTACCTCTGGCTGCTTTTAGAAAAGTGGTTGACCAGTTGTGACATCTTCCTTACTGAAtatcattttgttattttgaaaTGTAACATATTGACTGAAGTATCTTTTtatcgcttttttttttctttttattctagaATTGCTAAAGAACAACAGACTGACCCATCGTCACCTAATGTAGGCGATGATGCCACTTTTGATGCAGAAGACGATGATTTAGATTTCCATATAGATTTAGAGTCTAGTGAAGAGGATGATGGTGACCTTACTAAGGATGTGCATAGAGCCCAGTGTAAAAAAACTGCAGTGATCGGCAGCTAACATTGGAGGAGATCCTTATAATGAGGACTGCACGCTGATCTATCTATAATGTATTGCCCATGAATGAACCATTTAGCAGCGGACTCTTTACATTCTATGCCAGCAGGAGAGGGGCCTTTTACTTTTTCAGACTTTTCACATGTATTTGAGTAACTAAACATTACAGTCCACATGGAATGTCGGAGACGAATCTTTGCACATCATGTGCATAGTGGGggttgtacctttttttttttttttttcagggtttATCTAATACATTATTTTAGAAAATGATGAATTGAATAATAAAGGGTTGttcaatgctttactattactTGAAGCTCCATTAGCATATTTCTGTAACTGTGCAGTCATCATCGCAAGAAACTGATTAGGCACCCAATTGTTAAAGCCTTGAATTTAATCCAAGACTTGATGGCCACTACAGTGAATCgtccaataaggctgggttcacacagagcaaatagatgttacctgtgagTGTAATTGAGCACGTTAGTATTTATATATTCTACATCGCACGCAGCATCCGTGAATGCTCCTGCAGCTTACCATCACCGGAAAAGGCACACGTGAAAATATAACGTTTTGCTGCATCTTTTTGGTCATGTTACGTTCGTAGAGCTTGGCATAAGGGATTTATGTGGTGAAGAtttcaaggcttttttttttttaatttttattcatGTGATATTTCTACAAAATAAAACTAGACAGCTGCCTTTGTAGGATAAGTATTTAGTAATAtagtaaagaagaaaaaaaaaagtccttatttcCACACATCCAGCAATAACGGCTCCAGCCAGATAGTAAGCATTCCTAAAGCTGTACCTCATGTTAATAGAGAGGCCACCAGGTTAAAGAACCAGACGACTGACCAGAGAGGTCCAATACATTTTCTGTTCATATTTAATTTTGGGCTTTATTTCTAAAGGGTCTCTACATTTCTGCAAGTCTTATATACGTTTCTATGGCTGTTCAATAATCCCGAAAATTTCCCTTCCTggttttcttttgtttgttttttttttcccaccactATTTCAACCATTGATCTTAATGATCAAATAAAAAAACTGATCATAAGGAGACTGATGCAAACATTCACGTTGACATCAGTTTGAGTCTCATAGACAAAATCGGGTCAGTTCACAcgatgcgtaaatactgcggattttccgcaatggaatttgttgcggaaaatccacagcatgatacagtagcagcaaagtggatgagagaataaaacctcatccacacactgtgtaaaTAGTGAGCGTAAAAACTACTCAGAAATTGACACGCGGTGCtgagttttattctgcagcatgtcaattgtatttgcatatacGCTGCTTATTGCgtggtttccccattgaattcaatggggaggtaatacccacaacaaatagcagttgttgcatttaaaataaatcttatacttaactcaaaagtgtttcttcctccaggccggcctcttgggatgacaattcatctcatgtgaccactgcagccaatcacaggctgtagcgaggGTAACATGGGATGAATCTTCCCAGGCggctggcctggatgatgtcagagggctggCTTCctgggccaatcacaggctgcatcggtctcctgggataaaacatcatcccaggagggatGCTCAGCAGTTTTACGCAGGGGacgttccgggcgaaaaactgcaccacattttggtgtgtttttttgccTGGAATGCCCTCCGGGACGGATACTGCAGCCTGGTATTATTCCGTGGCCCGGTGTTTGGGGATCACTGAATTGTAGAGGAACACTACATTTTACGCTGAATAGGTGCTTCattagagactatctttaaccaccagtttaaaggggttctacACTAAAGGAAATTGTTAGGAAATGATGttgtgataaaaactttgctaaaCCCAGGACAGGGACTTTTTGTTGAACAGGTGGATGTGTGCTATACCGTCACAAATGTTTCACCGTTGGTAATTGTTATAATGGAATTGAACACCATGACATTGATGTGAAAACGACGCTTTACATAGTCCCAGGATGACATCACTTTGAGAAAAAGGGACAATGTTATGAGATTGTTTTGACCGGGTAATGCCAACGATGATCGTTCAGGATTTAAGACCAACTTAAAAGGACAAAATTGATAATAAAAGTTTAATAACAATTTTATTACTAAACTATTTTCAATTTCATTGTGTCTCTTGGGCCACCTGCATGTGGATCCCCAGCTGTTGGCAGGCGCAGATACAATTATGCAGTAGTGGCACCGCGGAGAATAAAGCATTACTAGCACTAGAGTCTAAACTGTATCACTGGAAGTTAACACTAAGTAAAAGCCATCGCtaggtcattttaaaaaaaatatatatttttctactttAATATTCAGTGTGGTTTAACGTAGTCTATTGTATTGAGCAGTGACTCATGACCTACaaaaggttggggacctctgCTCTATGGTTTCACATTAGTGTAGAGTGACCTCTTGTGGTTGAATTTAGTAGGTCTTCAAAAGAGAGCAACAACAAAATGTGTTAGGTGGCTTTCTCCTTGCAATGATACAACATATGTCATTGCAGACCAGAATCCTATTACTATAGTACAGTAGTAATAGATATAGGACTCCAAGTCATGATATAAGAACGGTTCAAAATTATATTGTAAATAGGTGTGTGAGCATGATGAATCTCCATGAACATAGCAAGAGACGTATTATTTTatctatcactttttattagtttACAAGTCTTAGGAGTATGTATTATAAAAagggagttttttttaaattacctaCATTTACCCATGTCCTTTAAAGTTGTATTTGCCACCAAAACAAAaggaaaagatttaaaaaataaaataaagtcacTATCTACTTGGCAGTATAGCACTAAGCACCAACTGCTGTTACATTGATTGCCCTCATTATTTCAGCTAAATATGGGGTCTGCTCAGCTGACTGCCACCCTAGAACTAAAGTTTAATAAAAGGGctgccagcagccaccactagggggagcttagcagCATACTGAAGACAGGTTTAAGATTGAGTttgatgggagctgtataaatctgtatgcagtaaacACCCCATAGTGACTTCAAGCTGTCAAAATTTTACAATTATGGAAGCATTGGATTTCAAGCGACCTATCAGAAAAAGGGATCTCCAACccctgtaaatatatattttgaaattaaatggcagaaaattctggacctATGTAGATGAAATAAAGTATAGGTACACGGCAACCCCCTCAGATTGTGCAGATCACAACCTAATTTCAGTATAACATTAAGCCTTTATAGAAAATTTCCTCAAAAAATGGGACTAATGATTGTGGCCCTGGTCATGTGGTCTAGCCTGGTTTAGGAGAATACAATCTCTGGTCCCATTTGTGGCCTATATGTGAACTACGCAGTCATTGAAAAGGTGCTGGTCTTTGTCTACAATGTACTTGTGTGTCTGCAATTGGTATTCAACTTGTAAAAGGGCCACAGATTTTTCTCTTTGGATCCAGGCTGATATTGGTAGTGGGAGCAGGGGCCTACTACTGATGTGGcgatattttttaaaaatcagcCTGCCACAGGTCTGGCTTTTTTAACGCCTCCCGGCGGTCAGCTGGTACTGCCACGAGAATATGCATTTGGCTATTCATCTCCCTGCGTGTCTGTCAGAGAGGGAGCCACTCTAGAAGCTGCTAGTTGCTCTGGCTTATAGAGAGTCATCCCTCCTCTTATAGGTCCTATGGGCGGGAGTTGTCAACACGGCACAACTCCACTAGAGAAATTTTTCAgcataataacatctatgaaaatTGTTGTGTTCTGGCATACTATAATGTACAGCTGTacatcaaaaataataaaatacttattctgtactggcaACCAGTGTTTACAAGCCAAGCAGCATGTGAGTGGGCCTGCTGCAGCACGTATGTTTAAGGGTGTTTTCACACAGGGGGTATATGACCCAGTACAAGCAGGTAACcaggtgtaatgtcggggtagggagacagacaggtgagccctaatctacccaccactcagtacctgcctacttgtacggcccgtcctaggcgactgcatacaactgggcgacggtccctgcgctcaataagtgcacgacagacgagggtacacagaagctaagggaaatggggcagttgcccacggcaacaccgtgagcaacaagagtagtgaacgagccgagtcaaaccaggagtgtacgaggtaccaaacgcagagcaggagcgtagtcagtgaagccagggtcaatatgaagcagaggtcaatagtactagcaggaacagcagagccaggaaacaagaccgaatcacaggcaaaggagagcaggaaatgaaggtataaatagacctagggcgggagctagctccgtctgcccaggctgtgataggatctcccactcctcagcttaccagcctgagtggtaaaaaGATCGAGTcagtctatcagacctaggagcagatgcagactgattaaccacgggcgtcgacacagaagctgtgtctggcagatcctttacagtaccccccacttttatgaggggccacgggacccttcctaggtggacctggcttattggggaactgaagatggaacctcctgagcaataccccagcatgaacatcccgggcgggtacccaagtcctctcctcaggcccgtatcctctccaatggaccaggtactggagggagccttggaccatcctgctgtccacaaccttggccacctcgaattccaccccttcaggggtgagaacaggaactggaggtttcctcgaggtagccaaggatggggagcagcgtttcaggagggaggcatgaaacacgtcgtgtattcgaaaagatgggggtaactccagcgggaaggagacagggttaaggacctcaatgaccttgtatggccctatataccggggagcaaattttttggagacagccacaccagatccccgaccataaacaaggggttagcggaacgtcttctatctgcctgaatcttttgtatgctctgggacgcctcttggttcttctgaacctgggcccagactgcacagttcccgatgaacgacatctacctcgggattgttggaaccaccaggtgaaacggaggagaactgcggattaaacccaaaattacagaaaaagggggagacacctgacgagttactgacctggttattaagggaaaatttggcgaggggaatgaaggagacccaatcatattgacagtcggagataaaacaccttaaatattgttctagagactgatttagtcctctcagtttggccattagtttcaggatggaaggccgaggagaaggacagatcaatctccaactttttacagaaagctctccaaaacaatgaaacaaattgtacccctctgtcagaaacaatattgacaggaaccccatggagacgcaggatgtatttgacaaacaaggtagctgacgtcttggcattgggtagtttcttgaggggcacaaagtggcacatcttactgaagcggtctactacaacccacagcaccaacttgccttgagatggaggcagatcggtgatcaaatccatggagatatggctccaaggtctctggggaatgggcaaaaaacatagtaagcctgctggtcgggacctgggagttttggacctagcacaaatttcacaagcggcgacataggccttaacgtctttaggcaacccaggccaccaatagtttctatcaatgaggtgcttggtacccaggatgcctggatggccagatagtgcagagtcattattttccctgagtacccttagccggaattgcaggggaacaaactgcttgttctcaggaagtttcccgggagttgaaccttgatcagccgcaatttcggagaccaagtcagaatcaacagaggatatgattatacctgggggcaaaacacaagcaggatcttcctcagaaggagggctggccatgaagctatgcgacactgcatcagctttaatatttttagacccagccctataggtgaccacaaagttgaatctagtaaaaagcaacgcccatcgagcttgtctcgggtttagcctccgggcagattctaggaagaccagattcttgtggtcggtaaggaccgttacctggtgcctagccccctccaagaagtggcaccactctttaaatgcccatttaatggctaagaattCGCGGTTGcccatgtcatagttactctcagtgggcgagaacttcctggagaagtaggcacagggacggagatgggtgaaggacctggtaccctgggacaagactgcacccactcccacctcggaggcgtcaacctccacgatgaatggctccatttggttacactgaaacagcactggggcagagataaagcacttcttaaggatctcaaaagccaggACCCCCTCcgcaggccagtggaggagatcaacaactttgcgagtaagatccgtaagaggcttagcgatgaccgagaagttagcaataaatctcctgtaataattagcaaaccccaggaagcactgtaacgccttcagggaggcaggttggacccattcagccacagcctgaaccttggcagggtccatgcggaattcattaggagtgaggatttgacccaaaaattttatttcctgcaccccaaacacacatttttcggatttagcaaagagtttgttttcccgaagggcctggagcaccttcctgacatgctcaatgtgggaggaccagtccttgaaaaacacaagtatgtcatcaaggtacactacaagaaatacccccaggtagtctcttaaaatctcatttatgaaattctggaagaccgcgggagcattacacaacccaaagggcatgacgaggtattcgaaatgaccttcgggcgtgttaaacacagtcttccactcatccccttctctgattcagataaggttataagctctccgaagatcaaacttagagaaccattgggccccttgaacctgattgaagagatcaggaatcaaaggaaggggatactggttccttacagtgaccttattcaagtttcggtaatcgatgcacggcctaagaccaccatccttcttccctatgaagaagccagcacctaccagagaagtagaggggcgaatgtaaaccttggccaggctttcctggatgtattctctcatggcttcacgttcgggacaagaaagattaaaaatcctacccttagggagcttagctcctggtaccaaatcgaatgTGCAATCGTATtccctatgaggaggtaacacttcggaggcctttttagaaaaaacatcagcgaagtcctgaataaactcaggtagagtgttcacctcctcagggagagaaataaaattaacagaaaaacaggacgtcatgcattcattaccccatttggtaagatccccagtattccagttaaaagtgggattatgcatctgcaaccagggaaggcctaaaaccaaatcagacgataatccttgcatcaccagtacagagcactgctccaaatgaatggagccaagaatgagttcaaatacaggggtatgctgcgtaaaataaccattagcaagtggagtggagtcgatacccactaccgggacaggtttaggcaaatcaatcaatggcatagctagagacatagcaaattacacagacataatattagcagaagaccctgaatccacgaaggcattgccggtggcagacctaccaccaaaagagacctgaaagggaagcaagatcttattaggtttcatatttacgggaaatacctgtgcgcccgagcgacctccccgatggtcacttaggcacggaagttttccggctgctaattcttacgcttaggacagttgttcacttgatgcttgtcatccccacagtagaagcagagaccattcttcctgcggagcgc
Proteins encoded in this window:
- the C1H9orf85 gene encoding uncharacterized protein C9orf85 homolog isoform X1; protein product: MSSQRGNVQRSRPPKHRNVTVFKNDKYDSSTKTKKINTKQHDGVCQHCRDVLEWRVKYSKYKSLSQPKKCVKCLQKTVKDSYHIICKPCALQLELCAKCGKKEVIVQPIAKEQQTDPSSPNVGDDATFDAEDDDLDFHIDLESSEEDDGDLTKDVHRAQCKKTAVIGS
- the C1H9orf85 gene encoding uncharacterized protein C9orf85 homolog isoform X2, which produces MKINTKQHDGVCQHCRDVLEWRVKYSKYKSLSQPKKCVKCLQKTVKDSYHIICKPCALQLELCAKCGKKEVIVQPIAKEQQTDPSSPNVGDDATFDAEDDDLDFHIDLESSEEDDGDLTKDVHRAQCKKTAVIGS